The following are from one region of the Moritella sp. 24 genome:
- a CDS encoding UvrD-helicase domain-containing protein: MFVLCFLYFLLLSLSALPDYSFSTFAQLIGANCRTLSFQPEGAVFTTKQQQTYHYPWGSFEPKLRHFRGSFFDTLVLNWEDQRVRLNGVAKAEVAGLIDDLYFHALTGKEAELLEQYQQLTQVIERGYIPHSKWLALQTQLQPWADWFEILPQINKIPPSLKLPLARLRFWQQSQVENLDKYNQAVMGKQKQHYKTLFDSLETHPLTEKQRDACVVANDANLVLAGAGCGKTSVMLGRCAYLLESQQATADSILILAFAKDAAKEMKARLKEQLPRARITVKTFHALALDIIKQADSSKPQVSKLASSDNAKQQFFKTTLTTLLLDADFKALFSQYCYAYLTWLDKLPSEKHEQEVIRLLAGKGGYKKLLSQLVELTMQYKNTRTVKIVKRLNALPDANFVALTHDIVSILLEHYHGYLDENNEIDFDEMITKASDYVSSGEFSSPWLHILVDEFQDISQARAHLVKQLQNQHDSSKLFCVGDDWQAIYQFAGSDIAVTTRFSDYFGVASTLPLDTTFRFNDQISAVATQFVMHNPEQISKQITTHSKAKKACVQIDYYQENDDAISLLLEKKLTKIATGIKAEGTTRSVLLLARFNFQLPDSKTLTALSLQYPQLNIKAMTVHGSKGQEADYVLVLAMEAGEHGFPSHKQRHPFAVMLQPDLSACPDAEERRLFYVALTRARQQVYLLCNKDNPSSFVEELVAGDYPITIAK, from the coding sequence ATGTTTGTGCTATGTTTTCTTTACTTTTTATTATTGAGTTTATCTGCATTGCCTGACTATTCTTTTTCTACTTTTGCTCAGCTAATTGGGGCTAATTGCCGCACGCTATCATTTCAACCCGAGGGCGCTGTGTTTACCACTAAGCAGCAACAGACTTATCATTATCCTTGGGGCTCATTCGAACCTAAATTGAGGCACTTTAGAGGATCTTTTTTTGATACCTTAGTGCTTAATTGGGAGGATCAGCGTGTGCGCTTAAACGGCGTAGCTAAAGCAGAGGTCGCAGGACTTATTGATGATTTGTATTTTCATGCTTTAACCGGAAAAGAAGCCGAGTTACTCGAACAATACCAACAGCTCACACAAGTTATTGAACGCGGTTATATTCCCCATTCAAAATGGCTTGCACTACAAACTCAGTTACAACCTTGGGCTGATTGGTTTGAAATATTACCGCAAATAAATAAGATCCCACCATCGCTGAAACTTCCCCTTGCGCGGTTACGTTTTTGGCAGCAAAGTCAGGTTGAAAATTTAGATAAATACAATCAAGCGGTAATGGGTAAGCAAAAACAACATTATAAAACGCTATTTGATAGTCTTGAAACACATCCACTGACTGAGAAGCAGCGTGATGCTTGTGTTGTGGCTAATGATGCGAATTTAGTACTCGCGGGCGCGGGATGTGGTAAAACCAGCGTAATGTTAGGACGTTGTGCTTATTTGTTAGAGTCGCAGCAAGCAACAGCTGATTCGATATTAATACTGGCCTTTGCAAAAGATGCCGCTAAAGAAATGAAAGCACGATTAAAGGAGCAATTGCCAAGGGCTAGGATCACCGTTAAGACATTCCATGCGCTGGCGTTAGATATCATTAAGCAAGCCGACAGCAGTAAACCACAAGTGAGTAAGTTGGCAAGCAGTGATAATGCCAAACAGCAATTTTTTAAAACGACTCTAACCACATTATTACTTGATGCAGACTTTAAAGCGTTATTCAGTCAGTATTGTTATGCCTATCTGACATGGTTGGATAAGTTACCTAGCGAGAAACACGAACAAGAAGTGATCCGGTTGTTGGCGGGCAAGGGCGGTTATAAGAAATTATTAAGCCAACTTGTTGAGTTAACAATGCAATATAAAAATACGCGAACAGTTAAAATAGTAAAAAGGTTGAATGCGTTACCAGATGCTAATTTTGTTGCGCTCACTCACGACATTGTTTCTATATTGCTTGAACATTATCACGGGTATTTAGACGAAAATAATGAAATTGATTTTGATGAAATGATAACAAAGGCGAGTGATTATGTGAGCAGTGGTGAGTTTAGTTCACCTTGGCTGCATATATTGGTCGATGAGTTTCAAGATATATCACAAGCGCGCGCACATTTAGTCAAGCAGCTACAAAATCAACACGATAGCAGTAAGTTATTCTGTGTGGGTGATGATTGGCAAGCTATCTATCAATTTGCAGGCAGCGATATTGCAGTGACGACACGCTTTAGTGACTATTTTGGCGTTGCTAGTACGTTACCCTTAGATACGACATTCCGGTTTAATGACCAGATAAGTGCGGTTGCAACGCAATTTGTAATGCATAACCCCGAACAGATAAGTAAGCAGATCACCACTCACAGTAAAGCCAAGAAAGCGTGTGTTCAGATCGACTATTATCAGGAAAATGATGATGCAATATCGTTATTACTAGAGAAAAAACTAACGAAAATAGCAACAGGTATCAAAGCCGAAGGCACAACACGCTCTGTACTCTTGTTAGCACGTTTTAATTTTCAATTACCTGATAGCAAAACGCTAACTGCATTATCTTTGCAATATCCGCAGTTAAATATAAAAGCAATGACGGTTCATGGTTCGAAAGGGCAAGAGGCTGATTATGTGCTGGTGTTAGCGATGGAAGCGGGAGAGCATGGTTTTCCAAGTCATAAACAACGCCATCCCTTTGCTGTCATGCTACAGCCTGATTTGTCAGCTTGTCCAGATGCAGAAGAGCGTCGTTTATTTTACGTCGCGCTCACACGCGCTCGTCAGCAAGTTTATTTATTGTGTAATAAAGACAACCCATCGAGCTTTGTTGAAGAACTTGTGGCGGGTGATTACCCCATCACAATTGCAAAATAG
- the rsmS gene encoding pleiotropic regulatory protein RsmS, whose translation MSLENAPKHIKLAVDLIQLLEENQLPTKTVLDALAIVQQDFQRKVETQTVNSNK comes from the coding sequence ATGTCGCTAGAAAATGCGCCGAAACATATAAAACTTGCCGTAGACCTTATCCAATTACTTGAAGAAAACCAATTACCTACTAAGACTGTACTGGACGCGTTAGCTATCGTACAACAAGATTTCCAGCGTAAGGTTGAAACTCAAACGGTTAATAGCAACAAGTAA
- the priC gene encoding primosomal replication protein PriC, producing the protein MATISHQQQQLNQLAQRIQQLSALSMQVNSSHTTTINYKLRDRFLFYPGLFIYRSQDIHQYVSELEKNMVRLQDYFNKHNTQSKQSRSSVADRLSIEAVLLEKVAHQFRAINGVLQHCHFRQGEVKEEQKNYDVIAKKLLQKSHYLYQKLAQQMEYERRLQAMVDQQTDPLQSQQTKQRLQRCQAATAKVRQQLQRYEQKKDIS; encoded by the coding sequence ATGGCTACAATAAGTCACCAACAGCAACAACTAAACCAACTCGCTCAGCGTATTCAACAGCTGAGTGCGTTGAGTATGCAGGTTAACTCTAGCCATACCACAACCATCAACTATAAATTACGTGATAGATTCTTATTTTATCCCGGTCTATTTATCTATCGTAGCCAAGATATACACCAATATGTGAGTGAACTAGAGAAAAATATGGTTCGCCTGCAAGATTACTTTAATAAGCATAACACCCAGTCTAAACAATCACGTTCATCGGTGGCAGATAGGTTATCGATAGAAGCAGTATTATTAGAAAAAGTAGCACATCAATTTAGAGCAATTAATGGGGTATTGCAGCATTGTCATTTTAGGCAAGGCGAAGTAAAAGAAGAGCAAAAGAATTACGATGTTATTGCGAAGAAATTATTACAAAAGTCACACTATTTATATCAAAAACTCGCACAACAAATGGAATATGAACGCCGTTTGCAAGCAATGGTAGATCAACAAACCGATCCACTCCAATCACAGCAAACGAAGCAAAGGTTACAGCGTTGTCAAGCTGCGACAGCGAAAGTTCGTCAGCAATTACAACGCTATGAACAAAAGAAAGACATTAGTTAA
- a CDS encoding TSUP family transporter: MLELGLEPSVFIILCSVALVAGFIDAIAGGGGLLTVPALLSAGLPPHLALGTNKLAASFGSCAAAITFYKKRLFNPKFWWRSFLFTAIGAICGTLVVNVISTAWLDKLLPVIIIFTAIYSIFSKSQEHTGETLPDDNPALHKKQGLQGYIIGFYDGVAGPGTGAFWTVSTMALYKLNILFASGVAKAMNFTSNFTSLLTFIYLGHINWYLGLSMGVSIMIGAIIGAHTAIHFGAKFIRPLFITVVIIIACKLAYQAWLQ, encoded by the coding sequence ATGTTAGAGCTTGGTTTAGAACCTTCAGTTTTTATAATTTTATGCAGCGTTGCATTGGTCGCAGGCTTTATTGATGCGATTGCTGGCGGCGGTGGTCTGTTAACCGTACCCGCATTACTTAGCGCAGGTCTTCCACCACACCTTGCATTAGGTACAAATAAACTGGCTGCGAGTTTTGGTTCGTGTGCAGCAGCCATTACCTTCTATAAAAAGCGTTTATTTAATCCTAAGTTTTGGTGGCGGTCCTTCTTATTTACAGCCATCGGGGCAATATGTGGCACCTTAGTGGTGAATGTCATTAGTACTGCTTGGTTAGATAAGCTATTACCTGTCATCATCATCTTTACTGCTATCTATTCTATCTTTAGCAAAAGCCAAGAGCACACAGGTGAAACCCTGCCTGATGATAATCCTGCATTACACAAAAAACAGGGCTTACAAGGCTATATTATTGGTTTTTATGATGGTGTAGCAGGCCCAGGCACTGGTGCGTTTTGGACTGTGTCGACAATGGCACTATACAAACTGAATATTCTATTTGCTTCCGGTGTTGCCAAAGCAATGAATTTCACCAGTAATTTCACCTCGCTCCTGACCTTTATCTATCTTGGCCACATCAATTGGTACTTGGGATTAAGCATGGGTGTATCAATCATGATTGGTGCCATTATTGGCGCTCATACCGCGATTCATTTTGGTGCTAAATTTATTCGCCCCTTATTTATTACGGTAGTGATCATTATCGCTTGTAAACTGGCTTATCAAGCATGGCTACAATAA
- the dinG gene encoding ATP-dependent DNA helicase DinG produces the protein MLSDKSKKAIRDVYQNIRDSLPDFAVRRSQNILVAEMAKTLAGNFDKNRRLIIAEAGTGTGKSLAYLIAGIPLATEAKKTLVISTATIALQEQLLHKELPFFRRQSGLKFEFALVKGRQRYCCEQKLSMLSQADDQIELLADLATVPKKRDLQLIKRMFTAYAAGKWKGDIDSWPTQIPDDIWQLIVSDRHSCSKSFSAHRNCPFHKAREALDQCDVLIVNHALLLADLELGGGIILPKPEDCYYVIDEAHHLPRITRDFSSAHASVLGAKAWLQTMTVSMKQLTQTIASSEISDPVTKLLSSINSINKELTKIHSLMSANDRQFSDDSWRFADGELPDALDENAANMNHETKRAVSQTAKIVDILAEQLKQDQLPQTKANKLIAEVGFYLQRIENLHQVWNMLIKETKGTPLAKWVEKSGSRQDDHIFAASLIDVDSKLEHMLWSQCGAAILTSATLTSLGNFNYFRRQVGLLNDESTQHLQLNSPFEFEQAELYIPNLALAPNEQGFTELLGEKLPSLLPDKKASLVLFSSYRQMNQVAEIIRSTTKLELLVQKESSRSEQLEKHAENVKANKTSILFGTSSLSEGLDLPGDLLTNLIITKIPFSVPTSPVEEAQSEWITKSGGNPFMQVSVPEASKKLIQSCGRLLRKEKDSGRITLLDRRVVSKRYGPALLNSLPPYKRNIEF, from the coding sequence ATGCTTTCAGATAAGAGTAAAAAAGCGATTCGTGATGTTTATCAGAACATCCGTGATTCACTACCTGACTTCGCAGTCCGTCGTTCACAAAATATTCTTGTGGCAGAAATGGCAAAAACCCTCGCAGGTAATTTCGATAAAAACCGCCGTTTAATCATTGCTGAAGCGGGTACAGGTACAGGTAAATCATTAGCTTATTTGATAGCAGGTATTCCCTTAGCCACTGAAGCAAAAAAGACATTAGTCATCTCAACAGCAACGATCGCACTACAAGAACAGCTACTGCATAAAGAGCTGCCTTTCTTTCGTCGTCAATCAGGCCTAAAGTTTGAATTTGCATTAGTCAAAGGCAGACAGCGCTACTGCTGTGAACAAAAATTATCCATGCTTTCGCAAGCAGACGACCAGATTGAACTCCTTGCCGATTTAGCGACAGTCCCTAAAAAACGTGATTTACAGCTTATCAAGCGTATGTTTACCGCTTATGCAGCAGGTAAATGGAAAGGCGATATCGACAGCTGGCCAACACAAATTCCTGATGATATTTGGCAGTTAATCGTTTCAGATCGTCACAGCTGCAGTAAATCATTTAGTGCACACCGTAACTGCCCTTTTCATAAAGCCCGTGAAGCCTTAGATCAGTGCGATGTATTAATTGTTAACCACGCGCTACTACTTGCTGATTTAGAACTGGGTGGCGGTATTATTTTACCTAAACCTGAAGACTGTTATTACGTCATCGATGAAGCACATCATTTACCGCGTATTACACGTGATTTTTCATCTGCGCACGCATCCGTGTTAGGTGCAAAAGCATGGCTGCAGACAATGACCGTATCCATGAAGCAGTTAACCCAAACTATTGCCTCAAGTGAAATATCCGATCCGGTCACCAAACTGCTTAGCTCAATCAATAGCATCAACAAAGAATTAACCAAAATCCACAGCTTAATGTCTGCTAACGACCGCCAGTTTAGTGATGACTCTTGGCGTTTTGCCGATGGCGAACTCCCTGATGCACTAGACGAAAACGCCGCTAATATGAACCACGAAACGAAACGAGCCGTTTCACAAACAGCTAAAATTGTTGATATCCTTGCCGAACAGTTGAAACAAGATCAGTTACCACAAACCAAAGCGAATAAGCTCATTGCCGAAGTTGGTTTCTACTTACAACGCATCGAAAACCTCCATCAAGTATGGAACATGCTCATTAAAGAAACCAAAGGTACTCCGCTGGCTAAATGGGTAGAAAAAAGTGGTTCTCGCCAAGACGATCATATCTTTGCTGCAAGCTTGATTGATGTTGATAGTAAACTCGAACACATGTTGTGGTCACAATGTGGTGCCGCGATCCTAACATCAGCAACACTCACCTCCCTTGGTAACTTTAATTATTTCCGCCGCCAAGTAGGCTTGTTAAATGATGAATCAACACAGCACCTACAACTCAATTCACCGTTTGAATTTGAACAAGCAGAACTGTATATCCCGAACTTAGCATTGGCACCTAACGAACAAGGCTTCACCGAATTACTCGGAGAGAAACTGCCGAGCTTGTTGCCAGATAAAAAAGCATCATTAGTTTTATTTAGCTCTTACCGCCAAATGAACCAAGTGGCGGAAATTATCCGTAGTACGACTAAGCTCGAATTATTAGTACAAAAAGAGAGTTCACGCAGCGAGCAACTAGAAAAACACGCTGAAAATGTCAAAGCCAATAAAACCAGTATCTTATTTGGTACCAGTAGTCTCTCTGAAGGACTTGATTTACCAGGTGACCTGCTCACAAACTTAATTATCACCAAAATTCCATTCTCAGTGCCGACCTCACCTGTAGAGGAAGCACAGTCAGAATGGATAACTAAATCGGGTGGAAATCCATTCATGCAGGTATCAGTTCCTGAAGCCAGCAAAAAATTAATTCAATCTTGTGGCCGATTGCTGAGAAAAGAGAAAGATTCTGGTAGAATTACGCTACTTGATCGTCGAGTTGTTAGTAAACGCTATGGACCAGCATTGCTTAATTCGCTTCCCCCTTACAAAAGAAATATAGAATTTTGA
- a CDS encoding response regulator transcription factor codes for MLENDNKHILIVEDDLEICRLLDMFLRSKGYQVSLSNSGTEGLADIIRLEPDLVVLDIMMPGMNGIEVCQKSRETYTGPIIMLTACSEEISEISALDTGADGYLHKPLRPHILLSHIEALLRRESRSKKNDNELNHTGGLTIDTLKRQVKCNDEEVILTGAEYEMLEYLAKQAGTIVSRDECYRALKGIEFDGLDRALDMRLSSLRKKIKDDIAPYQIIKTIRCKGYLFVKQ; via the coding sequence ATGTTAGAGAATGACAACAAACACATTTTAATTGTTGAAGATGATTTAGAGATTTGTCGTCTTCTCGACATGTTTTTACGCAGTAAAGGGTACCAAGTATCATTAAGTAATAGCGGTACAGAAGGACTCGCCGATATCATCAGGTTAGAACCTGATCTGGTGGTATTGGATATTATGATGCCGGGCATGAACGGTATCGAAGTATGTCAAAAAAGCCGTGAAACTTATACCGGTCCTATCATTATGCTGACGGCTTGTAGCGAAGAAATATCGGAAATATCTGCTTTGGATACAGGAGCTGATGGCTATTTGCATAAACCATTACGACCACATATTTTACTCTCTCATATTGAAGCGTTATTACGTCGAGAAAGCAGAAGTAAGAAAAATGACAATGAACTGAATCATACCGGTGGTTTAACTATCGATACCCTAAAGCGTCAAGTGAAGTGTAATGATGAAGAAGTTATTTTAACGGGCGCTGAATATGAAATGCTCGAATACTTAGCGAAACAAGCTGGCACCATCGTGAGTCGTGACGAGTGCTATCGCGCATTAAAAGGCATTGAGTTTGATGGTCTGGATAGAGCGTTAGATATGCGCTTATCAAGCTTACGCAAAAAAATTAAAGATGATATCGCACCGTATCAAATCATTAAAACGATTCGCTGTAAGGGCTACTTGTTTGTTAAACAATAA